From Nilaparvata lugens isolate BPH chromosome 7, ASM1435652v1, whole genome shotgun sequence, one genomic window encodes:
- the LOC111046111 gene encoding G2/M phase-specific E3 ubiquitin-protein ligase produces the protein MAETAIKLNKFSRNKRCTLCKGREADEITYGSVYRLGKVEVHYFCLLLSSCVAQKGEDEEGILGFLQDDILKAANLLSKVQCTFCNGAGANVRCQTARCKVVFHYPCGVKNNCSHKFLGQFPSYCPKHRVTQKIPKQVFDIIKGVQLECVVCLDNVELNDNTIWAPCCKKNAFFHKRCLQGLAFSFGSYALKCPLCNNQQKFSKALVDNGIFIPEQDASWETEPRAFRELLERYSRCDAVKCVCRRGRDFTDNNINSMWQILLCSLCGSQGIHRKCLMSRTKSRWECDTCQSAERTEDRPPQVATPITAPDPDLADDASTDSNIEVIDCDGYEPASVTPCLEQRIPEVPENTSTFITPDRHHQQSNLNEQRIPEVPENTSTFIIPDRHHQQSNLNDDNDSNNEDSDYQIISIERRNNEDRDCQNISIERRSLKRKRSSDESFHSEKVFASNFNVAKVEEQASSSSQSEDSIIKDLKEMKPFESCPIIIDDSDDEGANIISIDSDDDDDDVIEVTDNFTPISLTEVMRNSENNNSPRVVGKIGSSLVTFIPSPAKTSTPTSESASTSASTSTSLNTY, from the coding sequence ATGGCCGAAACAGCGATCAAATTGAACAAGTTCAGTCGCAATAAGAGATGTACCCTGTGCAAAGGCAGAGAGGCCGATGAAATCACCTATGGCTCCGTCTACAGACTGGGCAAAGTCGAGGTGCACTACTTCTGCCTGCTCCTGTCATCGTGTGTTGCTCAGAAGGGAGAAGATGAGGAGGGAATTCTTGGCTTCCTCCAAGATGATATCCTAAAAGCTGCAAATTTATTGTCGAAAGTGCAATGTACATTCTGTAATGGCGCTGGGGCCAACGTAAGATGTCAGACCGCAAGGTGTAAAGTTGTGTTTCATTACCCATGTGGCGTCAAAAACAATTGTTCTCATAAGTTTTTGGGCCAGTTCCCATCGTATTGTCCTAAGCACCGCGTAACACAGAAAATACCAAAACAGGTGTTCGATATTATAAAAGGTGTTCAATTGGAGTGTGTTGTCTGCTTGGACAATGTTGAGCTCAACGATAACACCATCTGGGCACCATGTTGTAAAAAGAACGCATTTTTTCACAAACGATGTCTACAGGGACTTGCTTTCAGCTTTGGAAGCTACGCTTTGAAATGTCCGTTGTGCAACAatcaacaaaagttttcaaaGGCTCTAGTGGATAATGGAATTTTTATTCCAGAACAAGATGCGTCTTGGGAAACAGAACCGCGAGCCTTTAGAGAACTGTTGGAACGCTATTCTCGTTGCGATGCGGTGAAATGTGTCTGCCGGAGGGGACGTGATTTCACCGACAACAATATAAACTCGATGTGGCAAATACTGCTGTGCTCCCTGTGCGGTTCGCAGGGTATCCACAGGAAGTGCCTTATGTCTAGGACAAAATCTAGATGGGAGTGTGATACATGCCAGAGCGCAGAAAGGACAGAGGACAGACCACCCCAAGTGGCCACCCCGATTACAGCCCCAGACCCGGACCTAGCTGATGATGCCAGCACAGACTCTAATATCGAAGTTATAGACTGTGATGGTTATGAACCTGCCTCAGTGACACCCTGCCTTGAACAAAGAATTCCTGAAGTTCCTGAGAATACCTCAACTTTCATAACTCCCGATAGGCATCACCAACAAAGCAATTTGAATGAACAAAGAATTCCTGAAGTTCCTGAGAATACCTCAACTTTCATAATTCCCGATAGGCATCACCAACAAAGCAATTTGAATGATGACAATGACTCCAACAATGAAGATAGTGACTATCAAATTATTTCTATCGAAAGAAGAAACAATGAAGATCGTGACTgtcaaaatatttctattgaaaGAAGAAGTTTGAAGAGGAAAAGATCAAGTGATGAAAGTTTTCATTCAGAGAAAGTCTTTGCTTCAAATTTTAATGTAGCCAAGGTAGAAGAGCAAGCTTCTAGTAGTTCACAATCGGAAGATTCAATTATTAAAGATTTGAAGGAGATGAAACCTTTTGAATCGTGCCCTATAATAATTGACGATTCAGATGATGAAGGTGCCAACATAATCAGCATTGACtctgatgacgatgatgatgatgtgattgAAGTCACCGATAATTTTACTCCGATCTCACTGACAGAAGTGATGAGAAACAGTGAAAACAACAATAGTCCTAGAGTGGTTGGTAAAATAGGTTCTTCACTGGTGACGTTCATCCCCAGTCCAGCCAAAACATCAACACCAACATCAGAATCAGCATCAACATCAGCATCAACATCAACATCACTCAACACATATTAA